Proteins from one Streptosporangium becharense genomic window:
- a CDS encoding aspartate kinase, producing MALVVQKYGGSSVADASCIKRVAQRIVATKKAGNDVVVIVSAMGDTTDELLDLAKQVSPLPPGRELDMLLTSGERISMALLAMAIANLGQEARSFTGSQAGVITDSTHGRARIIDVTPGRIREALDGGQIAIVAGFQGVSQDTKDITTLGRGGSDTTAVALAAALDADVCEIYTDVDGVFTADPRIVPAARKIPRISYDEMMEMAACGAKILHLRCVEYARRFNLPIHVRSSFSTKEGTWVVSDPDSEGTEMEQPIISGVAHDRSEAKITVVGVPDKVGEAATIFKTLADAEINIDMIVQNVSAATTGRTDISFTLPTSDGSTALTALKKIQERIGFESLLFDDQIGKVSLIGAGMRSHPGVTATFFAALADAGVNIEMISTSEIRISVIVGQDEVDTAVSAAHRAFDLDADQVEAVIYGGTGR from the coding sequence GTGGCGCTCGTTGTTCAGAAGTATGGTGGTTCGTCCGTCGCCGACGCGTCCTGCATCAAGCGGGTCGCGCAGCGGATCGTCGCGACGAAAAAAGCCGGCAACGACGTCGTGGTGATCGTCTCGGCGATGGGCGACACCACCGACGAGCTGCTGGACCTGGCCAAGCAGGTCTCGCCGCTCCCGCCGGGCCGCGAGCTCGACATGCTGCTCACCTCGGGTGAGCGCATCTCGATGGCGCTGCTGGCGATGGCGATCGCCAATCTGGGGCAGGAGGCGCGTTCGTTCACCGGTTCCCAGGCCGGCGTGATCACCGACTCCACGCACGGCCGCGCCCGCATCATCGATGTGACGCCCGGCCGGATCCGCGAGGCCCTCGACGGCGGCCAGATCGCGATCGTGGCCGGTTTCCAGGGCGTCTCCCAGGACACCAAGGACATCACCACGCTCGGCCGGGGTGGTTCCGACACGACGGCCGTGGCGCTCGCCGCCGCGCTGGACGCCGACGTGTGCGAGATCTACACCGACGTGGACGGCGTCTTCACCGCCGACCCCCGCATCGTCCCGGCCGCCCGCAAGATCCCCAGGATCTCGTACGACGAGATGATGGAGATGGCGGCGTGCGGTGCGAAGATCCTGCACCTGCGGTGCGTCGAGTACGCTCGCCGCTTCAACCTGCCGATCCACGTCAGAAGCTCGTTCAGTACCAAGGAAGGCACGTGGGTCGTCTCCGACCCCGACAGTGAAGGAACAGAGATGGAGCAGCCGATCATCTCCGGCGTCGCGCACGACCGGAGCGAGGCCAAGATCACCGTTGTCGGGGTCCCCGACAAGGTCGGCGAGGCTGCGACGATCTTCAAAACGCTGGCCGACGCCGAAATCAACATCGACATGATCGTGCAGAACGTGTCGGCGGCGACGACCGGCCGGACGGACATCTCCTTCACGCTGCCCACGAGCGACGGCTCCACGGCACTCACCGCGCTGAAGAAGATCCAGGAGCGCATCGGCTTCGAGTCGCTGCTCTTCGACGACCAGATCGGCAAGGTCTCGCTGATCGGTGCGGGCATGCGCTCGCACCCCGGCGTCACCGCGACGTTCTTCGCCGCCCTCGCCGACGCGGGGGTGAACATCGAGATGATCTCCACCTCGGAGATCCGCATCTCGGTGATCGTCGGGCAGGACGAGGTGGACACGGCGGTCAGCGCCGCCCACCGCGCGTTCGACCTCGACGCCGACCAGGTTGAAGCCGTGATCTACGGAGGTACCGGGCGATGA
- a CDS encoding aspartate-semialdehyde dehydrogenase, whose product MSRRPTLALIGATGAVGTVMRDIISTRENVYGDIKLVASARSAGKVLQVRGEDVVVQELTPEVFDGVDIAIFDVPDEVSATWVPIAAERGAVVIDKSGTFRMNPEVPLVVPEVNPEAARDRPLGIISTPNCTTLSMMAAMGALHEEYGLRELVVASYQAVSGAGVAGSARLYDEVEALAGDRTVGQTAGDVRKALQNKLGDGESPFPAPVAFNVVPWAGSLKDGGWASEEIKLRNESRKILGIDDLKVSATCVRVPVITTHSLAVHATFEREITVADAHRILEAAPTVVVMDDPANGVFPTPADVVGTDPTYVGRIRQALDFPNTLDLFVCGDNLRKGAALNAAEIAELVAAEFV is encoded by the coding sequence ATGAGCCGCCGACCCACCCTTGCTCTGATCGGCGCGACCGGTGCCGTCGGCACCGTCATGCGCGACATCATCTCCACCCGGGAGAACGTCTACGGCGACATCAAGCTCGTCGCCTCCGCCCGTTCCGCGGGCAAGGTCCTGCAGGTCCGCGGCGAGGACGTGGTCGTCCAGGAGTTGACCCCCGAGGTCTTCGACGGCGTCGACATCGCGATCTTCGACGTGCCGGACGAGGTCTCCGCGACCTGGGTGCCGATCGCCGCCGAGCGCGGCGCGGTCGTCATCGACAAGTCGGGCACCTTCCGGATGAACCCCGAGGTCCCGCTGGTCGTTCCGGAGGTCAACCCCGAGGCCGCGCGCGACCGGCCGCTGGGCATCATCTCCACCCCCAACTGCACCACCCTGTCGATGATGGCCGCGATGGGAGCCCTGCACGAGGAGTACGGCCTGCGCGAACTGGTGGTCGCCTCCTACCAGGCGGTCTCCGGTGCGGGTGTGGCCGGTTCGGCCCGCCTGTACGACGAGGTCGAGGCCCTGGCCGGTGACCGGACGGTCGGGCAGACCGCCGGTGACGTGCGCAAGGCCCTGCAGAACAAGCTCGGAGACGGGGAGTCGCCCTTCCCGGCGCCGGTGGCGTTCAACGTCGTGCCGTGGGCGGGTTCGCTCAAGGACGGCGGCTGGGCCTCGGAGGAGATCAAGCTCCGCAACGAGTCGCGGAAGATCCTCGGGATCGACGACCTGAAGGTCTCGGCGACCTGCGTGCGGGTGCCGGTGATCACCACTCACTCGCTGGCCGTGCACGCGACCTTCGAGCGGGAGATCACCGTCGCCGACGCCCACCGGATCCTGGAGGCCGCTCCGACCGTGGTCGTCATGGACGACCCGGCCAACGGCGTCTTCCCCACCCCGGCCGACGTCGTGGGCACCGACCCGACCTACGTGGGCCGGATCCGCCAGGCGCTCGACTTCCCGAACACCCTCGACCTGTTCGTCTGCGGCGACAACCTGCGCAAGGGTGCCGCCCTGAACGCGGCGGAGATCGCCGAGCTGGTCGCGGCCGAGTTCGTGTAG